A window of the Falco rusticolus isolate bFalRus1 chromosome 1, bFalRus1.pri, whole genome shotgun sequence genome harbors these coding sequences:
- the CHAD gene encoding chondroadherin: MLQTQLLSLSPTHLPPPPPPPASLPTTLIPDLTMNRSGFFLSVLSLLACLASIVQACPPSCHCHGGDLQHVICDNAGLKKIPKVPEQTRLLNLQKNNFPVLPTNGFRDLKKLVSLHLQSSQIKEISTGAFRGLKSLVYLYLTDNQISVIKPGAFDDLSELTYLYLDQNKIPDLPKGLLSPLVNLFILHLGSNKIRELKPGVFNGAKDLRWLFLSDNSLTNLLPGALEDVENLAVLHLDKNQLSSYPVSAMSKLRVLEELKLSHNPVEVIPDNAFQSFGRYLQTLNLDNMKLKKFADNAFAGVTALKTAHLENNRLTQLPRNFPFDKLETLTLSRNAWHCNCQLAHLRKWLKGNRTRTEDTCSTPVQYRGQSIRDTPALRTCKLPTKRSKKGSRH, translated from the exons ATGCTGCAAACCCAGttactctctctctctcccacccatctccctcctcctcctcctcctcctgcttctcttcccACCACACTAATTCCAGATCTGACCATGAATCGGTCAGGCTTCTTCCTCAGTGTCCTCAGCCTACTGGCATGTCTTGCCTCCATCGTGCAGGCATGTCCCCCGAGCTGCCACTGCCACGGCGGCGACCTGCAGCATGTCATCTGCGACAATGCTGGGTTGAAGAAGATCCCCAAGGTGCCTGAGCAAACACGGCTTCTCAACCTGCAGAAGAACAACTTCCCCGTCCTGCCCACCAATGGCTTCCGTGACCTGAAAAAGCTGGTGTCCCTGCACCTCCAGAGCTCACAGATCAAGGAGATCTCAACTGGAGCCTTCCGGGGGCTCAAAAGCCTGGTCTACCTCTATCTCACTGACAACCAGATCAGTGTCATAAAGCCAGGAGCCTTCGATGACCTCTCTGAGCTCACCTACCTGTACCTGGATCAGAACAAGATCCCAGACCTACCCAAAgggctcctctcccctcttGTCAACCTCTTCATCCTGCACTTAGGCAGCAATAAAATCCGGGAGCTGAAACCAGGGGTCTTCAACGGGGCTAAAGACCTGCGCTGGCTCTTCCTCTCCGACAACTCCCTCACCAACCTCCTCCCTGGGGCCCTGGAGGATGTAGAAAACCTTGCTGTCCTCCACCTGGACAAGAACCAGCTGAGCAGCTATCCTGTGAGCGCAATGAGTAAGCTGAGAGTGCTGGAGGAACTGAAGCTCTCTCATAACCCAGTTGAGGTCATCCCTGACAATGCCTTCCAGTCCTTCGGGCGATACCTGCAGACACTCAACCTGGACAACATGAAACTGAAGAAG tttgCAGACAACGCGTTCGCCGGCGTGACCGCCCTGAAGACTGCTCACCTGGAGAACAACCGGCTCACCCAGCTGCCCCGCAACTTCCCCTTCGACAAACTGGAGACGCTGACGCTCTCCCGAAATGCCTGGCACTGCAACTGCCAGCTAGCACATCTGCGCAA GTGGCTGAAGGGCAATCGCACCCGCACCGAGGACACCTGCTCTACGCCCGTGCAGTACCGGGGGCAGTCCATCAGAGACACCCCGGCCCTCCGCACCTGCAAGCTCCCCACCAAGAGGTCCAAGAAGGGAAGCCGCCATTAA